The Dreissena polymorpha isolate Duluth1 chromosome 8, UMN_Dpol_1.0, whole genome shotgun sequence genome includes the window gtgaatgtatgtgcgtgtgtgtgcgcgtgtgtgtacgtgtgcgtgtgtacgtgcgtgcgtgtgcgcgagcgtgcatgcgtgtgtgtgcgtgttcgtatgcgtgtgtgtgcgtgcgcgtgtgtttgtgtgtctgtggTTGAGTGCGATTTTCTATTCTAAGCAACGCCcgctacatatataaatatagatatagattaatatttttaaaaatgccacagttcatgcaaacaaaaatacaagtaaacaatgcagacaataattatgtatatgataagaatttttatatttttttatagatatagaTGAATACCATAATATCTTTTCATAACTGAAATTTCATGACTCTCATAATaggaaaaagtttttttttatagctaTAGATAAATATCCTTAAATCTTTCATAGTTCACgaaaacataaatacaagtaTAACCGTACAgacaataattatgtacataataagaaaatgttactttttagCACTTTAACAGTAGTGAATGTTCAGTTTCATATTAAATGCTGATTTTTCCGAAAGACTACCAAAAAACATTATACAACGTTTGTTCGTAGATTTTGCCTTGGCTTATtcaatcatataaaaaaaaaatatttataaatcataaTATTTATCTTGAGTCTGTGtatgaatgtgtgtgtgtgtgttgcgaattgcccattttatacttagaaaatagaaaattgtggttaagttttgtgtttaggtccattttattccttaagtatcaaagctattgcgttcatacttgcaacacttactaactatcataaggggactgtgcaggcaaaattatgtaactctgactggcattttgacagaattatgtgccatttttatacttagaaaatttaaaatttggttaagttttgtgtttaggtccactttattcctagagtatcaaagctattgctttcatacttgcaaaacttattaactatcataaggggactgtgcaggcaaagttatgtaactctgactggcatttggacggaattatgggccctttacacttagaaaattgaaaatttggttaagttttgtgttttggtccactttacccctaaagtatcatagatattgctttcatacttggaacactcgaaAACTATCATAaaggtacagtaaaaggacaagttgcataactctggttgtcatttttacggaattattgcccttttttgacttagtaactttgaatatatggttaaattttgtgcttcgatccactttacttctaaagtatcaaggctattgctttcaaacttcaaatactttcatgctatcaagaagttactgtacctggcaagttgaattttaccttgacatttgaatgaccttgactctcaaggtcaaattattaaattttgctaaaattgccataacttctttatttatgattagatttgattgatactttgacaaaactactcttacatgacataccacaatagactccaccacACCATCTCCCgtgccctgcccccccccctcccccccgagtcccccccccctattttttttttaagatcatcttaaaaatgaccaccacaccctcacactatacccccccaccccaccccgaccccccatttttttttgaaacggttaaaaacacaaatatttatttttattattttatttttgaaataccgtccaaccatcgcacccccccccccgaaaaaaaaatattttttttttgcattttttttcccgcatttgttcgcatttttggaagataatgtaataaatgtccacacccccacactatacacccctcttcactccacccctccctcctttgtgattcaaattgagagtcccttcacctttaaaaagaaaatagatgagcggtctgcacccgcaagacggtgctcttgttaatatgaGGCAAGGCAAtactaagaaaaaaaaatgatgaacGAATAATTAAAGAAATTGAGGTACCTATACAACTGAAATCAAATGAAAGCCTTTAGCTCATCATAACCTCAAGTATTAAGTTTGTTTTACTAATACACTTATCAATGTAAACATGATACCCGATCAGGATCGATCAGGATCGGTTGTGTTTTAACGCTTTCAATATTCCTAAAGTTGACTTATTGTGTACACTTATGAATAGTGTACTATGTCATTGAAATGCAGCGTTGTGTTCCGATACTAGCGGAAAGCGGAAAAATATGCACTGCCTGCAATACCGTCTGAAATAGTCCATACTATTTAATGTAACGAACATAAAGACAATCTGTGTATACGTGTTCAGATATAAGCTGAACATTATGACACTCCCACATCTGTTTCTAATTACTTGTTAATGCTTGACGGTGCATTTCAAATGCACATGTTCGACGCAGATTTACACAACTAATAAgagcatatatttttttcaaaaatagaccAAATCTCATTCCCGGCAGGTATATAAACGTCTGCATACAGACGTTAATATCGAGCTCTCAAATTGTCATAGCAACGGCCAAGGTTagtgttttttaacaatattcGTGTGATGTGCTTACatgatattattatttgttgtttaagTTTGCTTAAACGTCATTAACtagtataatttatttttgaaataacatCTACAACTTTATtctaataaattgtataatatatacacatatatcatATATACGCATTGTTAAAAATTTGCAAGTAAAGCATTATTATGATACAGATTTGAAAGCAACGACAATGAATTGCTTTTAAACGTTACCGCTACACAGTCACTATTTTCGAAAAAATATTGATGACTTTGACAAGTTCATTGACTATGCACCAGTTATAAATCAAATTAAACGGTATTGCAGAAATAAGTGTCACAAAGAATCGCTATATTTAAACGTGTATTTAAGTTAACGCGATAAAGTGACCTTTTATTTCATAGATGCCGTGAGGCGTTGATTTTAATTTTCAATCTAAAGTTCATTAAATTGAGTTTATTAAATCACTGTCATTGTAGAACACCGAATTCGCATGTCATTTCATAATTTGCTTTCATCACTGATTAATCATTTAAATCACTGATTTGATAACagcaaaatgcattaaaatacatgggttaaaacaacattaacaaacATTCTCGTCTGGAGAGAAACACCGCCCCGAACGCACCACATCCTGTCGTCCACATCAGCGTTCTCAATGTTCATGAGCTTCTAACGCTCcagtaaaatgaattttactcGTATTATATACACAACCGTCCCGGATGAATAAGTATATGTAAAATCGATGAACAGGGTTTGATTAAGGGAAACAAATCACAGCTATTAACTAAAAAAAGTGCGCCTTGCAACAAATTAAATGTAAGGCCTTGTCATGGAGTTTCCGAAATCAGGTACGGTCCGAAAATGTTCAATGACATATAATTTAAACGTGCCTGAAATGGATTGTTATACTTTCAATGTGACAATATACAATGCGACGAcggttaaatataaacaaaaataataaacatgcaatagaattattaaatttatatggAAAAAATTAATGCATTTCAGATAATTATTCCCTGTAACCAGTTTTCGTCCAGCTAAATACTTGCGAATGCAGTAACGCATGGGTCTAACTAAGCAAATAATAAGTATAAGCGATACATTTGTTTCGATCATTGAAGCTTtcgcaaaaaatatttaaatagataaaCAATAGGTCACTTGTGAACATAACATAATGGCTGGAGGAAAGACTTTTTTTTCTTAATCCGCTTAGATATCACTGGCCAATACCTAACTTTTATTTTACCTATCACCACAGTTAATACGATGTTCTCAGCTGTAACACTTGTGCTGCTCGTGTCATGCTGCGGTGCGGCGTTAAGTAGCTGGATCCCATACGGGGATGGTAACCCATATCCTCCTTATTCTAAGCCAGGTAATGAAATCAACAATATGTGTGCGATTGCTAACGGATAACATGCCGCTGTAATTTAAAAAGAAACTGGTTTGTTGTGATGTTGAAATTTAAATACAGATATGAGggcaatattaaattatatgaaGACACGCAAAACTTGAAGACCCAAGTAAGTAGTCCAtaagtatgtttataaaaaacTGGAATGGACGTCTTATTGATCAGTTAaaagatatttttaatttttcttGGTAAGACATAACGATTTCAAATAGCTTCGTTGGAGATAACAGTTTTTGTTTTAACTGGAAATTGCGAAATATAATACTAgtaaatgttgattttttaaatgtCGTTTGTAATAATGATACAATTGGAGtacatgttatgtttttcttaattCAATGATCAATCAAGACTATTTATTGATGAATGCATGAATTGGAAAAGATGTCGATTAACTAATAGGTATTTATATATTGGCTTTATTATACTAGCattaagcttgtcattaaataacACCATTGTTTCGGTTTATTTCATGGCATATATCCGTTATTGTAGTTTAAGCATATGCTCAATAATTCCAAACAAAACAGATTACCATTTTTAAAAAACTGTTTACTCATATTAAGCATTATTCATCCTAAATTTAAAGAGGTGTGTTTATTTGTTTAGGTTCCTATCCCGGACCTTGTAAGTATTCCAGTTGTTCTTCTATCTTACATTTAATGCATTTATACAATCTTTATTTCAATTGCAATTCCATTTTTATCTCATGTCGTACACTACTTTAAtatctataaataataaattagcaACACGGAATATGATTTTATGTTGTAACTTAAAAAAACTTTCAGGGGGTTGGCAAGGGAATGACGTCGGCTCGCAAGGTAATGCCGTGCGCGGGTTCGGGAATGCCGTTGGATCACAAGGCAACGATGTGAGCGGGTATGGGAATAACGTGGGCTGGCAATGGAACGAAGTTGACGGGAAAGGGAATTACGTTGGCTGGCAAGGGAATTCAGTGAATTAAGTACAAAATAAGAAGATCGCTTTAAGGAACGACTAGAAACGAAAATGTTTACCTGTGTTgacaatacttaataaatattattc containing:
- the LOC127843236 gene encoding shematrin-like protein 2, with protein sequence MFSAVTLVLLVSCCGAALSSWIPYGDGNPYPPYSKPGSYPGPWGWQGNDVGSQGNAVRGFGNAVGSQGNDVSGYGNNVGWQWNEVDGKGNYVGWQGNSVN